ACTGCCCGAACCGCGCCCCTTCCGCGAAATCTTCGTCTATGGTGTCGAGGTGGAAGGCGTACACCTGCGCTTCGGCAAGGTGGCGCGTGGCGGCTTGCGCTGGTCGGATCGCGCTGAAGACTATCGCACCGAGGTGCTAGGCCTTGTGAAGGCACAGCAGGTGAAGAACGCCGTTATCGTCCCCGTCGGCGCCAAGGGCGGCTTCTATCCGAAGAAGCTTCCGGTCGGCGGCAACCGCGACGAGATCTTCAATGCCGGCCGCGAGGCCTACAAGACCTATATCCGCACATTGCTGTCGATCACCGACAACATTTCCGGCGCCGATATCATCCCGCCGGCCGATACGGTCCGGCTCGATGGCGACGATCCCTATTTCGTTGTCGCCGCCGACAAGGGCACCGCCACCTTCTCCGACACCGCCAATGCGCTGGCGCAGGAAGCAGGCTTCTGGCTGGACGACGCCTTCGCTTCGGGCGGCTCGGCCGGCTACGACCACAAGAAGATGGGCATCACCGCCCGCGGCGCCTGGGAAACCGTGAAGCGGCACTTCCGCGAAATGGACATTGACATCCAGACGACGCCCTTCAACGTCGTCGGCGTCGGCGACATGTCCGGCGACGTCTTCGGCAACGGCATGCTGCTGTCGCCGAAAATCCGCTTGCTCGCCGCCTTCGACCATCGCGACATCTTCATCGATCCCGATCCGGACATGGACAAGACGCTTGCAGAACGTCAGCGGCTCTTCAACCTGCCGCGTTCGAGCTGGCAGGATTTCGACAAGTCCGTCCTGTCGAAGGGCGCCATGATCATTTCCCGCTCGGCAAAATCGGTCACGCTGACGCCGGAAGCCGTCGCCGCGATCGGCATCGACAAGGCGGTCGCAACCCCCTTCGAGATCATGACGGCGATCCTCAAGGCACCCGTTGATCTCCTGTGGTTCGGCGGCATCGGCACCTACGTCAAGGCTCCCTCCGAAACGGATTCGGAAGTCGGCGACCGCGCCAACGATCCGATCCGCATCACGGCCGACGAGGTTCGCGCCAGGGTGATCGGCGAGGGCGCCAACCTCGGCGTCACCCAGAAGGGCCGCATCGCCTATGGCCTGAAGGGCGGGCGCTGCAACTCCGACGCCATCGACAATTCCGCCGGGGTCAACACCTCCGACGTCGAGGTCAATATCAAGATCGCGCTTGCCAACGCTATGTTCGACGACCGGCTGACACGCGCCAAGCGCGATACGCTGCTCGCCTCCATGACCGACGAGGTGGCAGCGCTCGTTCTGCGCAACAACTATCTGCAATCCCTGGCGATCTCGCTGACGGAGCGCAAGGGCACAGGCAACGCTCTCGAACTCAGCCGCTTCATGAGCGTGCTGGAAGCGGCCAAGCAGCTCAATCGCAAGGTCGAGACCCTGCCCGACGATCAGACCTTCGCCGAGCGTTACGCCAATGGGCGGCCGCTGACGCGCGCTGAAATCGGCGTACTGCTCTCCTATGCCAAGATCGTGCTCTTCGACGCGCTTGTCGCCAGCGACCTTCCTGACGATCCCTATTTTGCAGCCACGCTCAGCCGCTACTTCCCGGCCAAGATGCAGCGTTCGAACGCCACGGATATCGAAAGCCATCGCCTGCGCCGTGAAATCATCGGCACGGCGCTCGCCAACGAAGCGATCAATCGGGGCGGTCCAGGCTTTGCCGTCAGCATGATGGATGCGACGGCGGCATCAGCGGCCGAAGTGGTCAAGGCCGCCGTCATCGCCCGCGACGGCTTCGATCTCGACCGGCTCTGGAACGAGACGGATGCGCTTGACGGTAAGGTGGGCGGCCAGATGCAGAACCGCGTCTATGGCGAGATCACCGAAGTCTATACCGTGCTGACGCGCCTGCTGCTGAAGACCGGAGCGGCCAAGGGCGAAATCGAGGAAACCGTTAGCCGGCTTCGCGCAGCTCTGAAGAAGCTTCGACCCGTCTTCCTGACCCACATCCCGGCAGATTTCGCGGCCGAGATCGCAGCCCGCGAAGCGGAATACCAGGCAGCCGGCCTGCCGGAGAAGCTCGCTTCGGAGATCGCCACGATCTATGCGCTTGTCCTCGTGCCTGAGATCATGCAGATCGCCGAACGCACCGGCGATACGCTGAACCGGGCGGCCGAAAGCTACTTCACCGTCTCGCAAACCTTCCGCGTCGGCCGCCTCCTGCTTGCCGGCAGCCGGATCGTCACCGGCGATCACTATGAGAGCCTCGCTTTGGCGCGCAGCCTCGACCAGATCGCCGGCGCCCGCCGCGATATCGTCATCTCTGCTTTGTCCAACCATCCGAAGGACAAGCAGCCGGTTCAGGCATGGCATGCGGAAGACCGTATCCGCATCAATCGTATCGCCGAAGAGCTCGGCGGCCTCAGCGAAAGCGGCGATCCCAACCTCGCCCGCATCACCGTCGCCGCCGGCCTGCTCAGCGATCTTGCGAACGGCCGGGCAAGGTGACACAGTCCGCCCCGACCCTGCGAACGGGTAAGGGAATGAGGGCTGGATCTGGTGGCAACCGAAATTGTTGAAAATGACGTGCCGGCCAAAGTGCCGGCACGCGGCATCTGGGGCTGGATGTTTTTCGATTGGGCGGCCCAGCCGTTCTTCACGGTCGTTACCACCTTCATCTTCGGCCCCTATTTCGTCGCGCGGCTGACGGCCGATCCCGTCTCCGCCCAGACGACATGGAGCAATATGGCGACGATTTCCTCGGTGATCATCGCCATCCTCTCGCCGGTCCTCGGCTCGATCGCCGATCAATCCGGCGCCCGCAAACCTTGGATCGCCTTCTTCGCCGTCATCAAGATCGCAAGCCTTTTCTGCCTCTGGGAAGCAGCCCCCGGATCGCCCGTTATCTATCCCGTCATTTTCATGATCCTGGCGTCGATCTCCGCCGAATTCTCGATCGTCTTCAACGATTCGATGATGCCACGGCTGGTGGGCAAGGACGATGTCGGCAGGTTGTC
The Rhizobium sp. 11515TR DNA segment above includes these coding regions:
- a CDS encoding NAD-glutamate dehydrogenase; this encodes MAPKTNPKREKQIEAARKIAAAAGEAHLDPEILFGRASNDDMELYSPEMLALAATHAAKELAAWSGTSPRVSIEQVAGIEPDGVAVSILSITDHNMPFLYESIMGEVTSSYRDLYMAIHPILVVEKGKQPSLYSADQPSDPAHRVSHIQLHLSPLTTAQATDLTKRIQTVLDQTHLAVSDWKPMLSRLDTVISELSTYEAAGRRKNDRDEALAFLAWLRDGNFTFLGMREYVYSGKGANAKVERDRGTGLGILSNPDVRVLRQGKDAVTTTPEILAFLDGPDFLIVTKANVKSIVHRRAYMDYVGVKRFDADGNVTGELRIVGLFTSTAYTSAAAEVPLLRSKVQKVKDHFGFDPTSHSGRMLENTLESYPRDDLFQIDTSLLANFAEQINDLTDRPRVRVLPRIDHFDRFVSVIVYVPREEYDSVVREKIGNYLKSVYDGRVSAYYPAFPEGGVARVHFIIGRSAGKTPHVPQAKLEEAIRAITARWDERFAMLAGPKAPSISVSQAFQEAFSPEDAFADLPDIIATTGAEPIRIGFYIRKDEAGDILSLKIFHGDGNLALSRRVPLLENLGFNVISERTFDIYVTAKDGSTGHVVLHDMELEARNGLTIDLARHGAALEEAFLAAFGGTIDNDAFNRLIVSADLSARETNVLRAYSRYLRQAGIAYSQDYISATLDKYPRIAASLFRLFHDTLDPKLSDKNRTKKLSELHASIEAELADVPSLDDDRILRRYVNAIDATLRTNYFQKNADGTPKAMLAFKLDPKLLDGLPEPRPFREIFVYGVEVEGVHLRFGKVARGGLRWSDRAEDYRTEVLGLVKAQQVKNAVIVPVGAKGGFYPKKLPVGGNRDEIFNAGREAYKTYIRTLLSITDNISGADIIPPADTVRLDGDDPYFVVAADKGTATFSDTANALAQEAGFWLDDAFASGGSAGYDHKKMGITARGAWETVKRHFREMDIDIQTTPFNVVGVGDMSGDVFGNGMLLSPKIRLLAAFDHRDIFIDPDPDMDKTLAERQRLFNLPRSSWQDFDKSVLSKGAMIISRSAKSVTLTPEAVAAIGIDKAVATPFEIMTAILKAPVDLLWFGGIGTYVKAPSETDSEVGDRANDPIRITADEVRARVIGEGANLGVTQKGRIAYGLKGGRCNSDAIDNSAGVNTSDVEVNIKIALANAMFDDRLTRAKRDTLLASMTDEVAALVLRNNYLQSLAISLTERKGTGNALELSRFMSVLEAAKQLNRKVETLPDDQTFAERYANGRPLTRAEIGVLLSYAKIVLFDALVASDLPDDPYFAATLSRYFPAKMQRSNATDIESHRLRREIIGTALANEAINRGGPGFAVSMMDATAASAAEVVKAAVIARDGFDLDRLWNETDALDGKVGGQMQNRVYGEITEVYTVLTRLLLKTGAAKGEIEETVSRLRAALKKLRPVFLTHIPADFAAEIAAREAEYQAAGLPEKLASEIATIYALVLVPEIMQIAERTGDTLNRAAESYFTVSQTFRVGRLLLAGSRIVTGDHYESLALARSLDQIAGARRDIVISALSNHPKDKQPVQAWHAEDRIRINRIAEELGGLSESGDPNLARITVAAGLLSDLANGRAR